One genomic window of Quercus lobata isolate SW786 chromosome 9, ValleyOak3.0 Primary Assembly, whole genome shotgun sequence includes the following:
- the LOC115961847 gene encoding G2/mitotic-specific cyclin S13-7-like — translation MTIFSNLLGCLKKKKVQHHTHNNVALEQEQRQNTYAFYKHIEKQNQLNTNFLSFQPHVTEYLRDSMVDWLTSLHFSLPLTQPTLFLAVNIFDRFLSVELVLSEHDLKMVAIVALVIASKFEERRFPYALTLMENGVGSNYSQQQIIAMEKNILQKLGWKLFVPTIHFFLVEILDSCGYFDREFKNMAFFFGEVALSDYHATISYSPSTLADSAIYAAMCVLKKSQGSKRRFLNTNPSHSKKEVIFCAEMLQRLANMAPNGKLMRTVSKKAGTFVGSPEIWAFSLVDCSPADLGLNLYSLNHPCSASLISRTWISSPASGSEDNEHHVHLDSQCETTNKAMTLPVAQLRYQKPYDF, via the exons ATGACTATTTTTTCTAATCTCCTGGGCtgtttgaagaagaagaaggtgcaACATCATACCCACAATAACGTAGCACTAGAACAAGAACAACGTCAAAATACGTATGCCTTTTACAAACACATAGAGAAGCAGAATCAACTCAACACTAACTTCTTGAGTTTCCAACCTCATGTTACTGAGTACCTAAGAGACTCTATGGTTGATTGGTTGACGTCCCTccatttttctctccctcttacACAACCGACTCTCTTTCTCGCCGTCAATATTTTCGATCGTTTTCTCTCCGTTGAGCTTGTGTTGTCTGAACATGACTTGAAAATGGTGGCTATTGTTGCATTAGTCATTGCCTCTAAGTTTGAGGAGAGACGGTTTCCTTATGCTCTTACCTTAATGGAGAATGGGGTCGGTAGTAATTACAGTCAACAACAGATAATTGCTATGGaaaaaaatattcttcaaaAATTGGGGTGGAAGTTATTTGTTCCAACCATCCATTTCTTCTTGGTTGAAATTTTAGATTCTTGCGGGTATTTTGATCGAGAATTCAAGAATATGGCATTCTTTTTTGGTGAAGTGGCCCTTAGCGATTACCATGCTACTATCAGTTACTCTCCATCCACACTTGCTGACTCTGCCATTTATGCTGCAATGTGCGTGCTAAAGAAAAGCCAGGGTTCCAAGAGGAGATTTCTTAACACCAATCCATCTCATTCGAAAAAAGAAGTCATCTTCTGTGCTGAAATGCTTCAACGGCTGGCGAATATGGCACCTAATGGGAAACTAATGAGAACGGTTTCTAAAAA GGCAGGAACATTTGTAGGCTCTCCTGAAATTTGGGCGTTCTCATTAGTTGATTGTTCCCCAGCCGATCTTGGTTTGAACTTATATAGCTTGAATCATCCTTGCTCCGCATCTTTGATTTCAAGGACTTGGATCTCGAGTCCAGCGAGTGGCTCAGAGGACAATGAACATCATGTGCATCTAGATTCTCAGTGTGAGACCACAAATAAGGCAATGACTCTACCAGTTGCCCAACTTCGTTACCAGAAACCTTATGACTTCTAG